A DNA window from Centroberyx gerrardi isolate f3 chromosome 3, fCenGer3.hap1.cur.20231027, whole genome shotgun sequence contains the following coding sequences:
- the fgf8b gene encoding fibroblast growth factor 8b, producing MKQYLTYFKMRLRTSRLGYLLLQFTALCFYAQNTVQSPPNFKHHVTEQSRLSDRTSRRLTRTYQLYSRTSGKHVQVLGNKRVNANGDDGAVHAKLEVETDSFGSRIRIKGAKTGYYICMNKKGKLIGKRKGRGKDCIFTEIVLENNYTALQNAKYEGWYMAFTRKGRPRKASRTKQHQREAHFMKRLPRGHLLSERRPFDVLPLPVPVHPFGKRTKHSHHQRSGGR from the exons ATGAAGCAATATTTGACTTATTTCAAGATGAGGCTTAGAACATCGAGATTAGGTTATCT GTTACTTCAATTCACGGCGCTTTGCTTTTACGCACAG AACACTGTGCAGTCCCCTCCTAATTTCAAGCACCATGTGACCGAGCAGAGCCGGCTGTCGGACCGGACGAGCCGCAGGTTGACCCGCACCTACCAGCTGTACAGCCGGACCAGCGGCAAACACGTCCAGGTCCTGGGCAACAAGAGAGTCAACGCCAACGGAGACGACGGGGCAGTGCATG CTAAACTGGAGGTGGAGACAGACTCTTTTGGAAGTCGTATTCGTATTAAAGGGGCGAAGACAGGATACTACATATGTATGAACAAGAAGGGGAAGCTGATCGGCAAG CGGAAAGGCCGAGGCAAAGACTGCATCTTCACTGAGATTGTTCTGGAAAACAACTACACAGCGCTCCAGAACGCCAAGTACGAGGGCTGGTACATGGCTTTCACACGCAAGGGGCGTCCGAGGAAAGCCTCCAGGACCAAGCAGCACCAGAGAGAGGCCCACTTCATGAAGCGCCTACCCAGGGGGCACTTGTTGAGTGAGAGAAGACCGTTTGatgttcttcctctccctgtcccCGTACATCCTTTCGGCAAGAGGACTAAACATTCCCATCACCAACGCTCAGGGGGCCGCTGA